One part of the Methylobacterium terrae genome encodes these proteins:
- a CDS encoding asparaginase, with the protein MTALPKVAFIGTGGTLSSVGRDGLDILDYTATGERLEAEEILARIPETRAVAEVVAVRYRAVTSPGVGFSDWRTLVLLCERLAREHPDLAGIVIGHGTATLEETAYALSLTLTVDLPVVLVGSQRPISALSSDAGLNLVAALRTAAAPDSRGRGVLVVLNDEIQAAREVTKTSVARMQTFRTPDFGVLGQVDGPHVRYYRRAERRHAPGTPFDIRDLDALPRVDIAYSHADADGTAVRAFVQAGARGIVSAGLAPGMTTPAEAEALARAVEAGLAVVQSTRAGSGVVPPTRRLAELGILSADNLTPQKARILLALALTVTRDPAALAEIFSVY; encoded by the coding sequence ATGACCGCACTTCCCAAGGTCGCCTTCATCGGCACCGGCGGCACCCTCTCGTCGGTGGGCCGAGACGGCCTCGACATCCTCGACTACACCGCCACCGGCGAGCGCCTGGAGGCCGAGGAGATCCTGGCGCGGATCCCCGAGACCCGCGCGGTGGCCGAGGTGGTGGCGGTCCGCTACCGGGCGGTGACGAGCCCGGGGGTCGGCTTCTCCGACTGGCGCACGCTGGTCCTGCTCTGCGAGCGGCTGGCGCGGGAGCACCCGGACCTCGCCGGCATCGTGATCGGGCACGGCACCGCGACCCTGGAGGAGACCGCCTACGCGCTGAGCCTCACCCTGACGGTCGACCTGCCGGTGGTGCTGGTCGGCTCGCAGCGGCCGATCAGCGCCCTGTCGAGCGATGCCGGCCTCAACCTCGTCGCGGCCCTGCGCACCGCGGCGGCGCCGGATTCGCGCGGGCGCGGCGTGCTGGTGGTGCTCAACGACGAGATCCAGGCCGCCCGCGAGGTGACCAAGACCTCGGTCGCCCGGATGCAGACCTTCCGCACGCCGGATTTCGGCGTGCTCGGCCAGGTCGACGGGCCGCATGTGCGCTACTACCGCCGGGCGGAGCGGCGCCACGCCCCCGGCACGCCCTTCGACATCCGGGACCTCGACGCGCTGCCGCGGGTCGACATCGCCTATTCCCACGCCGACGCCGACGGCACGGCGGTGCGGGCCTTCGTGCAGGCGGGGGCGCGGGGCATCGTCTCGGCCGGGCTCGCCCCCGGCATGACGACGCCGGCGGAAGCCGAGGCGCTCGCTCGGGCGGTGGAGGCCGGCCTCGCGGTGGTGCAGTCGACCCGGGCCGGCAGCGGCGTCGTCCCGCCGACGCGGCGCCTGGCCGAGCTCGGCATCCTCAGCGCCGACAACCTGACGCCGCAGAAGGCCCGCATCCTGCTGGCCCTCGCCCTCACGGTGACCCGCGATCCCGCCGCCCTGGCGGAGATCTTCTCGGTGTACTGA
- a CDS encoding metallophosphoesterase family protein, producing the protein MDELTYAIGDVHGCADALESLLDRIAAHGAGLRRRLVFLGDYIDKGPESARAVAIVRRLQAADPEAVVCLMGNREAFLLQAARDPRRAGAWITTGGDRTLASYRAARVADLPADELAWIAGLRTVHEDALRYYVHAGFRPGRRGIDPSVKARLWIREPFLSADFDFGKHVVHGHTPCYAGVPERHLYRTNLDTAAVRTGRLTAAVFDRTDPGPVAFLQSRAA; encoded by the coding sequence ATGGACGAACTGACCTACGCCATCGGCGACGTCCACGGCTGTGCCGACGCCCTCGAGAGCCTGCTCGACCGGATCGCGGCGCACGGCGCGGGCCTGCGGCGCCGGCTGGTCTTCCTCGGCGACTACATCGACAAGGGCCCGGAGAGCGCCCGTGCGGTCGCGATCGTCCGGCGGTTGCAGGCGGCGGATCCCGAGGCCGTGGTGTGCCTGATGGGCAACCGGGAAGCGTTCCTGCTGCAGGCCGCGCGCGATCCCCGCCGGGCGGGGGCCTGGATCACGACCGGCGGCGACCGCACCCTCGCCTCCTACCGCGCCGCGCGAGTCGCCGACCTGCCGGCCGACGAACTGGCCTGGATCGCCGGGCTGAGGACCGTCCACGAGGATGCGCTGCGCTACTACGTCCATGCCGGCTTCCGGCCGGGCCGCCGCGGCATCGATCCGAGCGTGAAGGCCCGCCTGTGGATCCGCGAGCCGTTCCTGTCCGCGGACTTCGATTTCGGCAAGCACGTCGTCCATGGGCACACGCCGTGCTACGCGGGCGTCCCGGAACGCCATCTCTACCGCACCAACCTCGACACCGCCGCGGTGCGGACCGGCCGCCTGACCGCCGCGGTCTTCGACCGGACCGATCCCGGCCCCGTCGCGTTCCTGCAATCGCGGGCGGCCTGA